The Haloferax sp. Atlit-12N genome contains a region encoding:
- a CDS encoding ABC transporter permease, giving the protein MSSEPANPNSPGTEATVTGFGRLLWEILRKQFTVMLRYRVNFAINVATMYVFFAIVFFGGQAVVGGVGGSTQSLDSTLNGVIVGWFLWTMAQGAYSGLSGNITQESQWGTLEQLYMSPFGFGRVMLLKATSNVIQSMAIGGVILVLMLVTTGRTLSVDLLTIVPVVIASLLSVVGIGFVFAGLALIYKRIGAVSNLMQFAMVGLVGAPTADVPLLRLLPLVQGSALLQQSMRSGIRLWEFSTEELSILLGVGVGYLVCGYVVFKYCSRVARRRGVMGHY; this is encoded by the coding sequence ATGAGTTCGGAACCAGCCAACCCGAACAGTCCCGGCACGGAGGCCACGGTTACTGGCTTCGGCCGTCTCCTCTGGGAGATACTCAGAAAACAGTTCACCGTGATGCTCCGGTACCGCGTGAACTTCGCCATCAACGTGGCGACGATGTACGTGTTCTTCGCCATCGTCTTCTTCGGCGGGCAAGCGGTCGTCGGTGGCGTCGGCGGGTCGACCCAATCGCTCGATTCGACGCTCAACGGAGTCATCGTCGGCTGGTTCCTCTGGACGATGGCGCAGGGCGCGTACTCCGGGCTCTCCGGGAACATCACACAGGAGTCGCAGTGGGGAACCCTCGAACAGTTGTACATGTCCCCGTTCGGATTCGGGCGCGTCATGCTCCTGAAGGCGACCTCGAACGTGATTCAGAGCATGGCCATCGGTGGGGTCATCCTCGTCCTCATGCTGGTGACTACGGGGCGAACGCTCTCCGTCGACCTGCTCACCATCGTGCCCGTCGTCATCGCTTCGCTCCTTTCGGTCGTCGGAATCGGGTTTGTGTTCGCGGGCCTCGCGCTCATCTACAAGCGAATCGGAGCGGTTTCGAATCTCATGCAGTTCGCGATGGTCGGTCTCGTGGGTGCGCCGACCGCAGACGTGCCGCTTCTTCGACTACTGCCGCTCGTTCAGGGGTCCGCACTCCTCCAGCAATCTATGCGTAGCGGGATTCGGCTGTGGGAGTTCTCGACCGAGGAACTGTCTATTCTCCTCGGCGTCGGCGTCGGGTACCTCGTCTGCGGATACGTCGTCTTCAAGTACTGCTCGCGGGTTGCTCGGCGTCGCGGCGTCATGGGACACTACTGA
- a CDS encoding type 2 lanthipeptide synthetase LanM family protein: MTTSTADEMVFTQQQRREIAGRARTLHERLEGPPNDPGPDPEISPNTILDEWEGLFADEEQFSERLAADGIRRADVEAQSAATKWPSDEPLPAWLETIEELIEYLRASDPTRYASAPDDVPFRELLTGFSEFARSRLGTLSVPDDSLEPLVEGLTRRFHALCVRPLYVEFKSFVEHFDPELAATDPDEFDDPPTEYYEEFIDAMFAHGMSNLCVEYPVLARQIAVIIDNWVDAIAELCQRIRDDTPALEERFDIDGPVTSLEPLSTDAHAKGRIPVRVSFGSTDVIYKPRGVDGGVALYEVLERVSERTSVATFQSPEYLPRDGYGWMEPIAYDDLADTDAVRRYYEQAGVLTCVAYALNMTDCQYENLLIDGESPMVVDGETIFHPYVDPAAMPTPTEVSTVAHSTILATLLAPWSVGDPRTPSDDDAGVPHAGFGSSSERGFKDVSKPGIEAANTDVMTVTEVRPEVNLTTNTASTEERDHPPVSYTESLVEGFTEAYDTIRSLHEAGAFFGEVLPSSLVDGIENRLVYRATARYGSILRSAAARDPLRDGARLSVEHEKLAVPFFDDRIDADGYWPLYAAERRALRRRDFPRFASSPTSSTVVHDGEELPVDVDVPGLDRCRQRVAAMSDDDRDRQAWLLQYAFGPQVPGSTPDAAVSADAFDSTARTLFEEVLDAGIETPDGDAWVSISPTKTGIDLYPTDFSLYHGRGGIALAAAALFETTGETRYRTVAEEVLSPVLDAIDDGGPPPNLGGMLGVGSVVYTLTVVSELLDADEYRRAARSAAGVVTESHVANDETFDVLEGAAGTLLGLLAYHDRYGDESVLDRAIACGERLLDGRTLEDGYRVWRTSDDEPPLTGFSHGACGIGYALARLADATGDERFSDAAREALAFESALYDPDRNNWAKSNEDQSYDDKWCHGRSGMALARLGIADALDDGDLHDTAIDALSETARAEPSNMDHLCCGNFGRVESLLAGARRGLLAESHATELARRCLTRRDAHGEFSMTGHTETFPNPMFFHGLSGVVYSLLRLENPDRLPSVLLLE; this comes from the coding sequence ATGACGACATCGACAGCTGACGAGATGGTGTTCACACAACAACAACGTCGCGAAATCGCCGGTCGCGCCCGGACGCTCCACGAGCGTCTCGAAGGTCCCCCGAACGACCCCGGCCCCGACCCCGAGATATCTCCGAACACGATTCTGGACGAGTGGGAAGGGCTTTTCGCCGACGAAGAACAGTTCTCCGAGCGGCTTGCGGCCGACGGAATCCGACGGGCAGACGTCGAGGCGCAGTCGGCGGCCACGAAGTGGCCGAGCGACGAGCCGCTCCCTGCGTGGCTCGAGACAATCGAGGAACTAATCGAGTACCTCCGGGCTTCCGACCCGACACGCTACGCGAGCGCGCCTGATGACGTCCCGTTTCGAGAGCTGTTGACCGGGTTCAGCGAGTTCGCTCGGAGTCGGCTCGGCACGCTCTCCGTTCCGGACGACTCGTTGGAACCGTTGGTCGAGGGGCTAACCAGACGATTTCACGCGCTCTGCGTCCGGCCGCTGTACGTCGAGTTCAAGAGCTTCGTAGAGCACTTCGACCCCGAACTGGCCGCCACCGACCCCGACGAGTTCGACGACCCGCCGACGGAGTACTACGAGGAGTTCATCGACGCGATGTTCGCACACGGGATGTCCAACCTCTGCGTCGAGTACCCCGTTCTCGCCCGGCAAATCGCCGTCATCATCGACAACTGGGTCGACGCAATCGCTGAACTCTGCCAGCGGATTCGGGACGACACCCCCGCGCTCGAAGAGCGGTTCGACATCGACGGCCCGGTAACCTCACTCGAACCCCTCTCGACGGACGCGCACGCGAAGGGCCGAATTCCCGTCCGCGTCTCGTTCGGTTCGACGGACGTCATCTACAAACCGAGGGGCGTCGACGGGGGCGTGGCCCTGTACGAAGTGCTCGAACGGGTGAGCGAACGCACGTCGGTCGCGACCTTTCAGTCCCCCGAATACCTTCCCAGAGACGGCTACGGTTGGATGGAGCCGATAGCGTACGACGACTTGGCCGACACCGACGCAGTACGGCGGTACTACGAGCAAGCGGGCGTCCTCACCTGCGTCGCGTACGCGCTCAACATGACCGACTGCCAGTACGAGAATCTCCTTATCGACGGCGAGAGTCCGATGGTCGTCGACGGTGAAACAATCTTCCACCCCTACGTCGACCCGGCGGCCATGCCGACACCGACGGAAGTATCGACGGTCGCCCACAGTACGATTCTCGCTACGCTCTTGGCGCCGTGGTCGGTCGGCGACCCGCGTACCCCGAGCGACGACGACGCCGGCGTTCCGCACGCCGGCTTCGGTAGTTCGAGCGAGCGTGGGTTCAAAGACGTCTCCAAACCCGGCATCGAAGCGGCGAACACGGACGTCATGACGGTGACGGAGGTTCGGCCGGAAGTCAATCTGACCACGAACACCGCGAGCACCGAGGAACGCGACCATCCCCCGGTCTCGTACACCGAGTCGCTCGTCGAGGGGTTCACCGAAGCCTACGACACCATCCGCTCGTTACACGAAGCCGGCGCGTTCTTCGGCGAGGTGTTGCCTTCCAGCCTCGTCGATGGTATCGAAAACCGATTGGTGTACCGAGCGACGGCCCGATACGGTTCGATTCTCCGGTCGGCGGCCGCACGCGACCCGCTCCGAGACGGGGCCCGTCTCTCGGTCGAACACGAGAAACTCGCGGTACCGTTCTTCGACGACCGAATCGACGCCGACGGCTACTGGCCGTTGTACGCCGCCGAACGGCGGGCGCTCCGCCGCCGCGACTTCCCGCGGTTCGCGTCGTCGCCGACGAGCAGTACGGTCGTTCACGACGGGGAGGAGTTACCCGTCGACGTCGATGTACCCGGACTGGACCGGTGCCGTCAGCGCGTCGCCGCGATGAGCGACGACGACCGCGACCGACAGGCGTGGCTGCTACAGTACGCGTTCGGCCCGCAGGTGCCGGGTTCGACACCCGATGCCGCCGTCTCAGCCGACGCGTTCGATTCGACCGCGAGAACCCTGTTCGAGGAGGTGCTGGACGCCGGTATCGAGACGCCGGACGGCGACGCCTGGGTCTCTATCTCACCGACGAAGACGGGCATCGACCTCTATCCGACCGACTTCTCGCTGTACCACGGACGCGGTGGCATCGCGCTGGCGGCCGCGGCGCTCTTCGAGACGACGGGCGAGACGCGCTATCGAACCGTGGCGGAGGAGGTCTTATCGCCCGTGCTCGACGCCATCGACGACGGCGGCCCGCCACCGAATCTGGGCGGGATGCTCGGGGTCGGGTCAGTCGTCTACACCCTCACGGTCGTCTCGGAACTCCTCGACGCCGACGAGTACCGCCGCGCCGCGCGGTCCGCCGCGGGCGTCGTCACGGAGTCCCACGTGGCGAACGACGAGACGTTCGACGTGCTGGAGGGTGCCGCCGGGACTCTGCTCGGCCTCCTCGCGTACCACGACCGGTACGGCGACGAGTCCGTCCTCGACCGGGCAATCGCGTGCGGAGAGCGCCTCCTCGACGGTCGCACGCTCGAAGACGGCTACCGAGTGTGGCGGACTTCCGACGACGAACCGCCGCTCACGGGGTTCTCACACGGTGCGTGCGGAATCGGCTACGCGCTCGCCCGCCTCGCCGATGCGACGGGAGACGAGCGGTTCTCGGACGCGGCACGCGAGGCGCTCGCCTTCGAATCGGCGCTGTACGACCCGGACCGGAACAACTGGGCGAAATCGAACGAGGACCAGAGTTACGACGATAAGTGGTGCCACGGGCGGTCGGGAATGGCGCTCGCCCGACTCGGCATCGCGGACGCGCTCGACGACGGCGACCTCCACGACACCGCGATCGACGCGCTCTCGGAGACCGCTCGCGCCGAACCGTCGAACATGGACCACCTCTGTTGCGGAAACTTCGGGCGGGTCGAGTCGCTCCTCGCCGGCGCGCGTCGCGGGCTGCTCGCGGAGTCACACGCGACCGAACTGGCCCGTCGATGCCTCACTCGGAGGGACGCCCACGGCGAGTTCTCGATGACTGGACACACGGAGACCTTTCCGAACCCGATGTTCTTCCACGGTCTCTCCGGCGTCGTCTACTCGCTGTTACGACTGGAGAACCCAGACCGACTGCCCTCCGTTCTGCTCTTGGAGTGA
- the pstB gene encoding phosphate ABC transporter ATP-binding protein PstB — translation MSETRQTADDAQTTTDNEPGGASPGTDQPLEVTSGETRERTREEWVEHEFEGEAKLSVSDLDVYYGDDHALKGVSMEIPENSVTALIGPSGCGKSTFLRCLNRMNDRIKAASIDGSVQLEGEEIYQDGVNLVELRKRVGMVFQSPNPFPKSIADNISYGPRKHGDLDTGLLANLLGRSDDDAVDELVERSLRQAALWDEVQDRLDDNALGLSGGQQQRLCIARALATDPEVLLMDEPASALDPIATSKIEDLVHDLAEDYTVVIVTHNMQQAARISDQTAVFLTGGELVEYGDTDQVFEDPQSQRVEDYISGKFG, via the coding sequence ATGAGTGAAACCAGACAGACGGCGGACGACGCACAGACGACGACGGACAACGAACCCGGCGGCGCGAGCCCCGGCACCGACCAGCCGCTCGAGGTCACGAGCGGTGAGACGCGCGAGCGGACCCGCGAGGAGTGGGTCGAACACGAGTTCGAGGGCGAGGCGAAGCTCTCGGTCTCCGACCTCGACGTGTACTACGGCGACGACCACGCGCTGAAGGGCGTCTCGATGGAGATTCCCGAGAACAGCGTCACGGCGCTCATCGGCCCTTCGGGCTGTGGGAAGTCGACGTTCCTCCGGTGTCTCAACCGGATGAACGACCGCATCAAGGCCGCGAGCATCGACGGCTCGGTTCAGCTCGAAGGCGAAGAAATCTACCAAGACGGCGTCAACCTCGTCGAACTCCGCAAGCGCGTCGGCATGGTGTTCCAGTCGCCAAACCCGTTCCCGAAGAGCATCGCGGACAACATCTCCTACGGGCCGCGGAAGCACGGCGACCTCGACACCGGCCTGCTCGCCAACCTGCTCGGCCGGAGCGACGACGACGCGGTCGACGAACTCGTCGAGCGCTCCCTGCGGCAGGCGGCGCTGTGGGACGAGGTACAGGACCGACTCGACGACAACGCGCTCGGGCTCTCCGGCGGCCAGCAACAGCGGCTCTGCATCGCCCGCGCGCTGGCGACCGACCCCGAAGTGCTTCTCATGGACGAGCCGGCGTCGGCGCTCGACCCCATCGCGACCTCGAAAATCGAGGACCTCGTCCACGACCTCGCGGAGGACTACACGGTCGTCATCGTCACCCACAACATGCAGCAGGCGGCGCGCATCTCGGACCAGACGGCAGTGTTCCTCACCGGCGGCGAACTCGTCGAGTACGGCGACACCGACCAGGTGTTCGAAGACCCCCAGAGCCAGCGCGTCGAGGACTACATCAGCGGCAAGTTCGGGTAG
- a CDS encoding halo transducer protein: MAQKDGTTGSERIVGLSKSEAVDRVIAADDARDPDTVRAMLDHVTEDGTVTADGVDSAVTDTSMILSTAETRVELASIDLDDAREAAGDDAAIGAVRSRLDVFESKVANATERVESLGEELQELSDWRDNPRSVYDIVLGLREVASESQALTAHADNIQLDIEEFDRWLSNHDVRVRGLDGDVAALEQSLDGLADRVEAVADVEGSEDSADGSEDADDERAAEWYNAALRARVSDLLVDDVRAELDDLRELAPDSAAESDGLGDAAAELDDLAARVQRLRERLDGLARPSWTDEYGARIESFEATLAAFEPPVSWGAVQAELEDARVGDDG, translated from the coding sequence ATGGCCCAGAAAGACGGAACCACAGGCTCCGAACGTATCGTCGGTCTGTCGAAATCCGAGGCGGTCGACCGCGTTATCGCCGCGGACGACGCCCGGGACCCGGACACCGTTCGTGCGATGCTCGACCACGTGACCGAGGACGGCACGGTGACGGCCGACGGCGTCGATTCGGCGGTCACGGACACGTCGATGATTCTGTCGACCGCGGAGACGCGCGTCGAACTCGCGTCCATCGACCTCGACGACGCCCGCGAGGCCGCTGGTGACGACGCGGCCATCGGTGCCGTTCGGTCCCGTCTCGACGTGTTCGAGTCGAAGGTCGCGAACGCGACCGAGCGGGTCGAGTCGCTCGGCGAAGAGCTCCAGGAACTCTCAGACTGGCGCGACAACCCCCGGTCCGTCTACGACATCGTGCTCGGACTCCGGGAGGTCGCGTCCGAGTCGCAGGCGCTCACCGCGCACGCGGACAACATACAACTCGATATCGAGGAGTTCGACCGATGGCTCTCGAACCACGACGTTCGCGTGCGGGGGCTCGACGGCGACGTGGCGGCGCTCGAACAGTCGCTCGACGGACTGGCCGACCGGGTCGAGGCCGTCGCCGACGTGGAGGGTTCCGAAGACAGCGCCGACGGCTCCGAGGACGCTGACGACGAGCGCGCGGCCGAGTGGTACAACGCCGCGCTCCGCGCCCGCGTCTCCGACCTGCTTGTCGATGACGTCCGGGCCGAGCTCGACGACCTGCGGGAGTTAGCCCCCGATTCGGCCGCGGAAAGCGATGGCCTCGGCGACGCCGCCGCCGAGCTCGACGACCTCGCCGCCCGTGTGCAACGGCTCCGCGAGCGACTCGACGGCCTCGCCCGTCCGTCGTGGACTGATGAGTACGGGGCCCGAATCGAGTCGTTCGAGGCGACGCTGGCCGCGTTCGAACCGCCGGTGTCGTGGGGTGCGGTGCAGGCCGAACTCGAGGACGCCCGGGTCGGCGACGACGGGTGA
- a CDS encoding substrate-binding domain-containing protein produces the protein MAQDSKKLAGSVSRRQFLVASSAAGVAGLAGCSGQSNPETDAPATEEEETDAPETTTSTPEETSESSAPQMLTAEGSSTVYPIANKGSSYWNSNAPPSDGEYWGSNDESTVPGWDELGAPDMRLADYFASLYGFEPTETQANPAFATSIGLSHSGTGCKSVRDGLVDIGNSSGPITAELGISEEERDANYVDHVLGRDGQPVVVSKDVYDAGVTELTGEEVRKIYQDEITNWSEVGGHDQEIYVVGRAEGSGTDTSFRLNMLGSADASMEGVDTRKGQNQQVATVVQQNDGAIAYMALAFTGPEVQPIGIEFEGTLYAPDKSAEHTIFDSDYPLNRDLHQYTTITEDTPSGTDMREAAFMNMFLTTFGQKVFVEDNNYIPLPDKDLQSEKDKLPSQA, from the coding sequence ATGGCGCAAGATTCCAAGAAGTTGGCAGGCAGCGTATCACGTCGGCAGTTCCTCGTCGCTTCGAGCGCGGCGGGCGTCGCGGGGCTCGCCGGTTGTTCGGGGCAGTCGAATCCCGAGACCGACGCGCCGGCGACCGAAGAAGAGGAGACGGACGCTCCGGAGACCACGACCTCGACCCCCGAAGAGACGAGCGAATCGAGCGCGCCGCAGATGCTCACCGCCGAGGGCTCCTCGACGGTGTATCCCATCGCGAACAAGGGAAGTTCCTACTGGAACTCCAACGCGCCGCCGAGCGACGGCGAGTACTGGGGTTCGAACGACGAATCTACCGTCCCCGGCTGGGACGAACTCGGCGCACCGGACATGCGTCTGGCCGACTACTTCGCATCCCTCTACGGCTTCGAGCCGACCGAGACGCAGGCGAACCCCGCGTTCGCGACATCCATCGGCCTGAGCCACTCCGGGACGGGGTGTAAGTCCGTCCGCGACGGTCTCGTCGACATCGGTAACTCGTCGGGTCCGATCACGGCGGAACTCGGCATCAGCGAAGAAGAGCGCGACGCGAACTACGTGGACCACGTCCTCGGCCGCGACGGCCAGCCCGTCGTCGTCTCGAAGGACGTCTACGACGCGGGCGTGACGGAACTCACCGGCGAAGAAGTCCGCAAAATCTACCAGGACGAGATCACCAACTGGAGCGAAGTCGGCGGTCACGACCAGGAAATCTACGTGGTCGGCCGCGCGGAAGGCTCCGGGACGGACACCTCGTTCCGCCTCAACATGCTCGGCAGCGCCGACGCCTCGATGGAGGGCGTCGACACCCGTAAGGGCCAGAACCAGCAGGTTGCGACCGTCGTCCAGCAGAACGACGGTGCCATCGCGTACATGGCACTCGCCTTCACCGGCCCGGAGGTCCAGCCCATCGGTATCGAATTCGAGGGCACGCTCTACGCGCCGGACAAGAGCGCTGAGCACACCATCTTCGACAGCGACTACCCGCTCAACCGCGACCTCCACCAGTACACGACCATCACGGAGGACACCCCGAGCGGGACGGACATGCGCGAAGCCGCGTTCATGAACATGTTCCTGACCACGTTCGGTCAGAAGGTGTTCGTCGAGGACAACAACTACATCCCACTGCCTGACAAGGACCTTCAGTCCGAGAAGGACAAGCTTCCGAGCCAAGCGTAA
- the pstA gene encoding phosphate ABC transporter permease PstA, whose protein sequence is MAGATESTLVSEDTSETEAVAAGAVGLAAVLFALSLAAMFELVTITDPIAGVPMVALLGGLLVLLGLAVIGFGVGSRLGYVATDPRPTAGLVASAAFALIWFVIGGLVASQTLGLGTAGWVVASLVTGGVGFAVSALPREDIGSTLPAGALAAFAGIVFLTGVIGPSWAWDLGWEQQASFNAEFTIPVLTGFCSLLVGWAAAKAYGGFGARGRHIGAYVLVYLNALSIIAVLFLLVAFTVLKGLPGLFNGFAFGAGAGPEVTLVGLTFSLPLSWPFVMNGVALLNDVNGVLPAIAGTIWLVIGAVLFAVPLGVGAAVFITEYADRGRFTQVVEIATNGLWSTPSIVFGLFGLAFLVPRLGNQKSLLAGMLTLGFMLLPLVVITSRESMLAVPDEYRDASAALGVTKWQTIRSIVLPASLPGIVTGIILGVGRIAGETAPILLTMSGSVAPPGSQTVDVLGGFQFQSAPPFVTNPELMQATSALPYQLYSLITAGVGQSSNIGAIDEFRWATALILLVVVLGFYAVGIATRYYFRSKLQHE, encoded by the coding sequence ATGGCGGGCGCGACTGAATCCACGCTCGTCAGCGAAGACACCTCCGAGACCGAGGCGGTCGCCGCCGGCGCGGTGGGGCTGGCGGCGGTGCTGTTCGCCCTCTCGCTCGCGGCGATGTTCGAACTCGTGACCATCACCGACCCCATCGCGGGCGTGCCGATGGTTGCGCTCCTCGGCGGGCTGTTGGTCCTCCTCGGCCTCGCCGTCATCGGCTTCGGCGTCGGCTCTCGACTCGGCTACGTCGCCACCGACCCCAGACCGACCGCCGGACTGGTCGCTTCGGCGGCGTTCGCGCTCATCTGGTTCGTCATCGGCGGGTTGGTCGCCTCCCAGACCCTCGGTCTCGGGACGGCCGGGTGGGTCGTCGCGTCGCTCGTCACCGGCGGGGTCGGGTTCGCGGTGAGCGCGCTCCCCCGCGAGGACATCGGCTCGACGCTCCCCGCCGGCGCGCTCGCCGCGTTCGCCGGTATCGTCTTCCTCACCGGCGTCATCGGCCCGTCGTGGGCGTGGGACCTCGGCTGGGAACAGCAGGCGTCGTTCAACGCCGAGTTCACGATTCCGGTCCTGACGGGATTCTGTTCCCTGCTCGTCGGCTGGGCCGCCGCGAAGGCCTACGGCGGGTTCGGCGCGCGCGGCCGCCACATCGGCGCGTACGTCCTCGTCTACCTGAACGCCCTCTCCATCATCGCGGTGCTGTTCCTCCTCGTCGCGTTCACGGTGCTGAAGGGCCTGCCGGGGCTGTTCAACGGATTCGCGTTCGGCGCGGGTGCGGGTCCCGAAGTGACGCTCGTCGGCCTGACGTTCTCGCTTCCCCTCTCGTGGCCGTTCGTGATGAACGGCGTCGCGCTCCTCAACGACGTGAACGGCGTTCTCCCGGCCATCGCAGGCACGATTTGGCTCGTCATCGGGGCGGTGCTGTTCGCCGTCCCGCTGGGCGTCGGTGCGGCCGTCTTCATCACCGAGTACGCGGACCGCGGGCGCTTCACGCAGGTCGTCGAAATCGCAACCAACGGCCTGTGGAGTACGCCTAGCATCGTCTTCGGACTGTTCGGTCTGGCGTTCCTCGTCCCCCGACTCGGCAACCAGAAGTCGCTGCTCGCGGGGATGCTCACGCTCGGCTTCATGCTCCTCCCGCTCGTCGTCATCACGAGTCGGGAGTCGATGCTGGCGGTCCCCGACGAGTACCGCGACGCGAGCGCGGCGCTCGGCGTCACGAAGTGGCAGACGATTCGGAGCATCGTCCTCCCGGCGTCGCTCCCGGGTATCGTCACGGGCATCATCCTCGGCGTCGGACGTATCGCCGGCGAGACCGCCCCGATTCTCCTGACTATGTCGGGGAGCGTCGCCCCGCCGGGCAGCCAGACGGTCGACGTGCTCGGCGGCTTCCAGTTCCAGTCTGCGCCGCCGTTCGTCACCAATCCCGAACTGATGCAGGCGACGTCGGCGCTTCCGTATCAGCTCTACTCGCTTATCACCGCGGGCGTCGGGCAGTCGTCGAACATCGGCGCTATCGACGAGTTCCGGTGGGCGACGGCGCTCATCCTGCTCGTGGTCGTCTTGGGCTTCTACGCGGTCGGCATCGCGACGCGGTACTACTTCCGGAGTAAACTGCAGCACGAGTAA
- the pstC gene encoding phosphate ABC transporter permease subunit PstC: MNVLPNSDGAGLRAAARRGLRRGRDFVDETPPDALVTVTVAAVSLLAAFAGFLAVSSLTAVPFAVFLVATGYGWLRHQELTARVLTLTTTVSTILVLGLILVFIFAEAWPTVQYATVNVFGIPIPGLRLFIETRWSPVTPPIQYSLVPMIHGTVLVTIIATAVAAPLGVAAALFLSEIAPRTVREVVKPGVEILAGIPSIVYGFIGFTILSPWAADQFDIVGQGTYLFVGIVVGLMALPTVVSVAEDALNSVPESMKSGSLALGTTDWQTMTSITLPAAFSGVSAAVLLGVGRAIGETMAATVMLRGSPGLTKPLYNVFYGNDTLTSLIAANYGDADGLQLSALFVAGVILFITVLFLSIGSQYIEARMRQKLGGAD, from the coding sequence ATGAACGTACTTCCAAACTCCGACGGTGCCGGCCTCCGAGCGGCGGCTCGGCGAGGGCTCCGGCGCGGTCGCGACTTCGTCGACGAGACGCCGCCCGACGCGCTCGTCACGGTCACGGTCGCGGCGGTATCGCTCCTCGCGGCGTTCGCGGGCTTTCTGGCCGTCTCGTCGCTGACGGCCGTCCCGTTCGCGGTGTTCCTCGTCGCGACGGGCTACGGCTGGCTCAGACACCAAGAATTGACAGCGCGCGTGCTCACGTTGACGACGACGGTCTCGACCATCCTCGTCCTCGGGCTCATCCTCGTCTTCATCTTCGCGGAGGCGTGGCCGACCGTGCAGTACGCGACCGTGAACGTCTTCGGTATTCCGATTCCGGGCCTGCGGCTCTTCATCGAGACGCGCTGGAGTCCGGTGACGCCGCCGATTCAGTACTCGCTCGTCCCGATGATTCACGGGACGGTGCTCGTCACCATCATCGCGACGGCCGTCGCCGCCCCGCTGGGCGTAGCCGCGGCGCTCTTCCTCAGCGAAATCGCGCCGCGGACCGTCCGCGAGGTCGTCAAGCCGGGCGTCGAGATTCTGGCGGGTATCCCCTCTATCGTCTACGGCTTCATCGGCTTCACCATCCTCAGCCCGTGGGCGGCCGACCAGTTCGACATCGTCGGGCAGGGCACGTACCTCTTCGTCGGCATCGTCGTCGGACTGATGGCGCTGCCGACGGTCGTCTCGGTCGCCGAAGACGCACTCAACAGCGTCCCCGAATCGATGAAAAGCGGGTCGCTCGCCCTCGGAACGACCGACTGGCAGACGATGACTTCCATTACCCTGCCGGCGGCCTTTTCGGGTGTCTCGGCCGCGGTCCTCCTCGGCGTGGGTCGCGCCATCGGAGAGACGATGGCCGCGACCGTGATGCTCCGCGGCAGTCCGGGCCTCACGAAGCCGCTTTACAACGTCTTTTACGGTAACGACACGCTCACGTCGCTCATCGCGGCGAACTACGGCGACGCCGACGGCCTCCAGCTCTCCGCGTTGTTCGTCGCGGGCGTCATCCTGTTCATCACGGTGCTGTTCCTCAGCATCGGGTCGCAGTACATCGAGGCGCGCATGCGCCAGAAGCTCGGAGGTGCCGACTGA